In the genome of Salvia hispanica cultivar TCC Black 2014 unplaced genomic scaffold, UniMelb_Shisp_WGS_1.0 HiC_scaffold_772, whole genome shotgun sequence, the window CCGAATTTGGCGCTCCAACGCACGTCTTTAAAACTCAAATTCCTCTTATCCATCCATGCATTTCCCATTCATCCATCTGCTTTTATTTATACCATTTCCAtctctagagagagaaattaaatTGGTAAAAATGCTGTCTATATTCAGGAACGGCGTGATTGATCCACCGCGCGAGCTACACAGCCCAGCCCCAACGGCAGCCTCCGTCAGATCCAAGACTCCAGATGACACTCTGAAGGATTTCTTAGATTCAAACCCCAAAAATGCCTACTCCGTTCAATTCGTCGACAAGGCCGCCCTAGCACACGCCGCACCTCAGTTTACCCGCTATCGAAGGTAAAATCGGCACAATCGCCTTACGATTGAATGAATTTTGGTTTggttgatttgaattttgaaatgtgGCGATGATCGCAGCTTGTTCTCGGGGGTGGATGACGTGTACTGCATTTTCATGGGGGATTTGAAGAACCTGTGCCTGCTGAACAAGCAGTACGGGCTGACAAAGTGCGCAAATGAGGCGCTGTTTGTGATCGAGGCGTACCGGACTCTCCGCGACCGCAGCCCCATGCCCGCGCATCAGGTCCTCAAGGAGCTCGAAGGCAGCTTCGCATTTGTCATCTACGATCACAAATATGGCACTGTCTTTGCTGCTCTCGTAAGCAGTCGAATGCGTTTTCTCGATCTCTCATAATCGTCGTCTCGTTCAATTGATTTTACGAATTGGtgtgtttttaaaaatttgaaatgtagGGTGCCGATAAGGCGTTGAATTTGTTTTGGGGCGTTTCGTCCGATGGATCGGTGATGATATCGGATAATGTCGGCCTTATAAAAGCGAGCTGCAGAAAATCGTATGCTCCATTTCCACCTGGTATGGATATATCATATACTCGTGTTGATAAATCAAATCTAggattaattagtaaattgGTTAGTAAGGTGAGAAATTGGAAAATGCAGGATGCTTGTACCATAGCGATAAAGGATTGATAAGCTTCGAGCACCCGATGCATAAGATGAAGGCGATGCCGAGAATCGACAGCGAAGGCGCAATGTGCGGATCGTATTTCGCAGTGGATGCATATTCTAAGGTTAACAGCATGCCCCGCGTTGGAAGTTCTGCTAACTGGGCAACCTGGGGCTGATCCTATCAATCCTCATCATTCTTTTCAACTCAGCAcacataatttcttttctcttttttttttcttttagtttttcttttttaataattcgATCTTTATTGTGTCTTTGATTATTAATCCCCTGTTGTCGGAACCTAAATTTGGGTTTTTggttctattttttattattataattataattattatttttacaaatgtAAATATGGTGTTAGTTCTGGACTTCGTTTGTGGAGTAGTTGTTATgacattattagtagtagtatcaGTGAGTTGATGATTTAAGAATGAGATGGCTGATTATCACAAAACCAGAGTTTAAACTAATGATAAAATCTTGTTCACAAAATTGATGTGAAACACAGATTAATATTCTAATCCTACAttatatacagaaaaatgTGAAGCAAACCATTACCAAATGTTCTACATTGAAAGAGAGGTGGTTGTTTAACTAGATGACCCGAACCCATGTTCCGCCACACATTGGGCACCCGTATGCCCAGCGGCTGATCCACCATATTTCTTTCTCGTTCTGATTTGAGGGAGTAGTAGCCGAACCAAATGCACACGTCTGCCGCAAGCATCTTATGCACTGCAACCAAATAGGATATTCAGAAACAACAGACGAAGAAGATATTACACGAGAGGTCAAGCTCAATGATAAATGGCAACCTACTTTGTACCAAGTTCCTTCAAGCCCTGTTTTCCAGACAGCAGTTACAACATCTCTCCGGGATCCCATGATACCGTAGTATGCTCCAAGGCCGACTGAGGTATTCAATCCAAAAGCTGCATCTCGTTCTGACATCCTGCGCTTTCTCGGCCACAGGGTGTGAGTTCCATTATGAGCATCTACATTTTCAGATGAGCTGCTGTATTTAGTGCCCTCATCTGATACACTTGTGCCATCTCGATCTGACCAGGGTCCTCCAAACATATTCCTCTTGTGCCATTCTTCAGCTGGAGGGTGGAGTTCCAACTCACGAAGAAGCAGACCTGCAGCATCTGCACCTCTAGGCCGGGGCATATTCTGCAGTACAGCATAAGTGGAAGACCATTATATCAGTGATTAATATGCcttttattagtttaaaatGCTCGGGCTACAGAACCACAGACAACAAGTATAACTTCATCTACCATAATGTACCTGCATATGAGGGCCAAGTGAAGCTTCAACAACCTCTGGTAGAACTGTGTAGTTACCATCAATGTAATGAAGGCGGACTTGGATGTTGCTGCTCCCCACCTGTGAAAGTGGCAGTTGATGTTGCAATCCTGATGTCCTTCGACAGAGATCCATAAGTATAAGGAAGAGGACTTTCACCTGCATGGATATCATATAAACCGAAGATATAAACAAAGCAACTCAGGGTAAATTGCAAACAAAATTATCAAAGAGAGTTTCTCCATGCGTCATCCCAATGAGTAAATAAGTACTTTAGTAATGTTACTTGCTTGTGGTAACAATCGTCTTTTATCAAATAATGGAAATATTAAATGCAAGTAGCAAGTAAAGGTGTAGCATGATGATGTAATGCTACATTTATAGTATTAAGAAGTTCAGATTGAAAAAGATTATTGATTCAAAACTGCTCATGCAAAACTGAGAATTTCTAGTTCATTTCCCTatcttgaaaataaaatgttgcaACAACTGTACCTCCTCAAACGTATATCCTTGACCAGCATTACCGGAACCTAATCTTGACCGGCTAGTTGGACCTTCTTCGGGTGCCTTCACACCATTTCCTACCTGCCCAGTCCTTGGCTGTGTTTCTTCTGATCTGATAGCAGTCGATGCAGGTTTTACAGTTATTGAGTTGGTTTCTTCTGATTTGCTCAAAATACCAATCTGAGGCTTTTGGACCGACGAATCGTTATTTCTTTGAGCAGCTCCAATAAAGCGGGGAAGTTGTGTTCGccgaaagaaaaaacaaaatagcaGAAGTTGGCATAATCGATGAAGGAAATGGCAGTCTCCAATGAGCCGAACAGCTGGAGTTCCTGGAAACGTTCCTGTGTTGATACTGATTGGCATAAATGTTGAAGGGCCACTTATAGGGTTTGGAGCTGTGCTTGGAACAGCGGTATCATTTGTACTACTGATCTTTGCAATAGCCCCTTGTACCCAGGCTTGCATCTGAGTACTACCTGTGGAGCTTGTGGTTCCACCTTGTGAAGCTGAAGATGAAGCGCACAAGGATATTCAAAGGTCgggagaaaataaaagacaagGACACCCACTTATCGCTCAAGCTGAGGGCAGTAAAATTCTTTTATGCAGACAAGAATCTTGTAACCATATCTGGGACTAACATTGTATACTTACCCTGAGTTGTTGCAGGAGCAGTAGTACTTTGTGTAGGGCTCGTCACCAAATTACGACTCCCACCTGTACCTGAGGTAGCGGCATGACTTGCCAGTGTACGACAGAAGCTTGCATATCGTCGCAAACGTGTAATGAAGTGTGAAGCCAGATCAAGGACCGCATCAACATAAGCCTGAATCATCACACAGTTACTAAGGTTGGCACTATTAATGAAACACCAAAACATATACATGTCAATTGCACATGGGAAATgcaagaaatataaagaatatcAAGAAGATAAGGCAACAAGCTAAAAGAGACAAACCTGGATACTTAGAACAAGCGCTGGATCAACAGCCATTGCATCAGCATCAATATTAGATAGTGTCTCACCAGATGCTTGCCAAGGTTCTTGCACCAGAGCTGAAGGATTTATTAAAGCTGATTCAATTCCTTTACCGAGCATGTCCAACAACAACCTTGCTTGCATGTCAAGGACCATGGCTCTAACCTCTTGAGCACTCGTGCCTTCAAGAAGCCTACATTTTATTCTGTCCAAACTCTGCATTTCCAGATAAATATTATGTAAGTTTCAAGTCATACAAAGATTTACACTCAGCTTTCTATCATATaatcaaaacaagaaattgaaaaCGAGCACCAACTAACATACAGGTCCATACTGCTGCCTGTGTTGAGTTGAGGGAAGGGAGTGGAAGTCAGCATCCAGTACAGCAATGACACTGTTCAGCGATACTGGAATGTAAATTGTACACAAATCAGTAAGAAGCAAAACcatatttaaacataaaatatccAACTAAGGTGAACTTATTTATTCACTCCAGTTATTCTTTCCCTATCCATATTAGTAGGAGGGTGTGCATGAAAGGCTATTTGCATTAAGTGATAGgttgcatatataaaaataatagtgggTAACCGATCACATACTTTGAGCTTATTAGATCATGTAATTCTTCAAAACTCAATCCTATGCATTGTAAATCGAAGCTATCATCCAAAAGTAAAAGCCCCCCTATGTGGATGTTGGATTCAAATTCTGCAACGACAATTAAAATCGGTCTGACACACAATggaaattaatactccctccgttccacagaAATAGGCCATTTAGAGTTGGCACGGGTTTTATCGccaaattggtaaagtaagagagaagataaagtagttgaaattgtgtagtggatGGTGGGgcctataaatgataaagtgaAAAAGGGAGAAATTGTTGCCATAAATGCATATGGACTATTTCCACAGGAcggaaaaaaggaaatatggcctatttttatgggacggaaggagtatgaattttctttctccctttttgttttggtttttagGGGCTGAGTGCAAAATGACTAGTTTCTATTCCAGACCCATATGCTTATCAGTTCATTGAACATGCCAAAACTTGCGCCATCCTGTCACTGGGACATGATTACATGAGAATGCTTTTGTTCCACTATCAGCCTATGGTGCTGCTGTATACTTGGACAGTATAACTTTACAACCTGAATAGAGGAACTAAGCTCTCTTACCAATCCCATCCTCTGCAGCACTCTGTGTGCAGCCAACTGCATCCCACCAATCAACTCCTACCAAAAGACTCCACCAAAACCTACACAGGCATGAAGTCAAAAGATTCAGAGGTGTGACATGCAGAATTACAAAACCAATTCGTACTCAATATAATACAGGCAGAGTCAATATATATCAGCCAATGTAGGATTATGTTCAACAGAACCACCTTTCAACTATCTACTCAACATACCTCTCAGCAATAGCTCGCTCCCACAATGCAGAGTTGGCTTTTGCTTGACTACTAGGAACAGGAGGAAGCACCcgtataattttcaatatagtACAATCCTTGCTACCATCATGCCAAACAGATGCTGAACAGCAACTGGTAGAAGAAAATGCCGGAGCAGCAATGGCGGAGCCAACATTAATCTGGTAGCTATCAACAGCTGCGAAGTTTGCACCAGAGAAAACATGAACCCCACcttgaagaaaagaaacagCAATCTCACCACCATGAGCAGAGTACACTATCCGAGCAAGCGTTCTTATATCACTAGGCAGATCAAAAGGATCAAAACTGACTCTTTTCTCAACAGCAGATTCAGGAGTTACTTTTCCATCACGGATTGGTGGTATGGCCACTCCTCCAGGACATTTGAACTCACTAGGTGCTGGTATGCATTTATTCACTTTACTCACCCAAACTGTTTGCTTAGGTGCCTGGCCACCAAAATTAGAGCTAGGATTCCCAAAAATCTGATGGATCACTACATTCTCTACAGATGATTCCCAACGTTGAACTCTCCAGCCATTGACAGAAGGACCTTCGTCAGGATCATAGGGGGACATGTACTGCCCTGCAGAGACTCAAAGCCATTACATTTTGATAAACAGTTAAACACACAACAACTTGACAAATAATTTCCACCACTACAGTAAAAACGTCAAAAGGTATTCTGTCACTCTCAAATGTGTTCTCTTTTCTTGTATTCTGTTGCTAATGTAGAGGTGAGTGACCAGGGCACAGACCCTCTCTTCCCCGAAAAATGTCGTTGTAGAAAGAACGCATGCATAtgaataatgaataatgaataaTGTTACTCAA includes:
- the LOC125200013 gene encoding stem-specific protein TSJT1-like codes for the protein MLSIFRNGVIDPPRELHSPAPTAASVRSKTPDDTLKDFLDSNPKNAYSVQFVDKAALAHAAPQFTRYRSLFSGVDDVYCIFMGDLKNLCLLNKQYGLTKCANEALFVIEAYRTLRDRSPMPAHQVLKELEGSFAFVIYDHKYGTVFAALGADKALNLFWGVSSDGSVMISDNVGLIKASCRKSYAPFPPGCLYHSDKGLISFEHPMHKMKAMPRIDSEGAMCGSYFAVDAYSKVNSMPRVGSSANWATWG